In Daucus carota subsp. sativus chromosome 4, DH1 v3.0, whole genome shotgun sequence, one DNA window encodes the following:
- the LOC108219377 gene encoding protein NOI4, which translates to MRRLQIHTHYTYILITRLSITLSSLSLLLFFATAFSHFIFPTKPIFLILRFMSEKGAPLPKFGEWDVNDPASAEGFTVIFNKARDEKKTGGKPESPSKADPNTKYAVDPMKPQAKKWFCCVNTPRAES; encoded by the exons ATGAGACGCCTACAGATACATACACATTATACATACATTCTTATTACACGTCTCTCCATTACTCTCTCATCACTTTCCCTTTTGTTGTTCTTTGCTACTGCGTTTAGTCATTTTATCTTCCCAACAAAACCCATCTTTCTCATCCTCAGATTCATGTCG GAGAAGGGTGCCCCATTGCCTAAGTTTGGTGAATGGGATGTGAATGATCCTGCTTCAGCTGAGGGATTTACTGTTATATTTAACAAGGCCAGAGATGAAAAGAAGACTGGTGGAAAGCCTGAATCTCCCTCAAAAGCAGATCCTAACACGAAGTATGCAGTAGATCCTATGAAGCCTCAGGCT AAGAAGTGGTTTTGCTGCGTTAATACCCCACGCGCAGAATCTTGA